The following proteins are co-located in the Legionella busanensis genome:
- the pyrC gene encoding dihydroorotase codes for MLQLIINRPDDWHLHLRDGLALKDTVAATAKYFERALVMPNLKPALTSLSSLLAYRERILLNVPEKYSFTPIMTFYLNEEVKPEDLIESKNYPFIIGAKLYPAGATTNSEAGARSLKNLYPLLDLMQQQDLVLQIHGEIVHGDIFEREANFITEQLQPLIANFPKLRVVLEHISTREAADFINTAPNNVAATITPHHLLYNRNQLLAGGIKPHYYCLPILKHENDQKALQQAAVSGNPKFFAGTDSAPHSQQSKETACGCAGIYSAPYAVALYTQIFEKLDKLDKLNAFMSLFGASFYDYPVNEQKITLVKQSQEVPNTLPLGDQLVIPIAAGSTIPWSILDERE; via the coding sequence ATGTTGCAATTAATTATTAATCGTCCTGATGACTGGCATCTTCATTTAAGAGATGGATTAGCTTTAAAAGATACAGTCGCAGCGACTGCTAAGTATTTTGAGCGTGCACTCGTGATGCCTAATTTGAAACCTGCATTAACATCACTCAGCAGCCTATTAGCTTATCGAGAACGAATTTTATTAAACGTCCCAGAAAAATATAGTTTCACACCTATAATGACTTTTTACCTTAATGAGGAAGTAAAACCTGAAGATCTTATTGAAAGCAAGAACTATCCTTTTATTATTGGAGCAAAGCTTTATCCTGCAGGCGCTACAACAAATTCAGAGGCTGGTGCACGTTCCTTAAAAAATCTTTACCCTCTCCTTGATCTTATGCAACAGCAGGACTTAGTTTTGCAGATTCACGGTGAAATAGTGCATGGTGATATTTTTGAACGAGAAGCTAATTTTATAACAGAACAGTTACAGCCCCTTATTGCGAATTTTCCTAAATTACGGGTCGTTCTAGAGCATATATCTACCCGAGAAGCTGCTGACTTTATAAATACTGCGCCGAATAATGTGGCAGCAACGATAACGCCACATCACCTTCTTTATAATCGAAATCAATTATTAGCTGGCGGTATTAAGCCACATTATTATTGTTTACCTATTTTAAAACATGAGAACGATCAAAAAGCTCTACAGCAAGCAGCAGTCAGTGGCAATCCAAAATTTTTTGCAGGTACTGATAGTGCTCCTCATAGCCAGCAATCTAAAGAAACTGCCTGTGGATGTGCAGGTATTTATTCAGCTCCTTATGCTGTAGCACTTTATACACAAATTTTTGAAAAATTAGATAAGCTTGATAAGCTTAATGCTTTTATGAGTCTATTTGGCGCCAGTTTTTATGATTATCCCGTTAATGAGCAAAAAATTACCCTTGTTAAACAATCCCAAGAAGTGCCAAACACCTTGCCTCTAGGCGACCAGTTAGTTATTCCTATCGCTGCTGGCAGTACTATACCTTGGAGTATCTTAGATGAAAGGGAGTGA
- a CDS encoding Lpg1974 family pore-forming outer membrane protein: MLNLKKTAVAVLALGSSAVFAGTMGPVCTPGSVTVPCERMAWDFGVQALYLQPVVDHYAGYYLDPIGGRHYNEVEPDWDWGFKLEASYHFGTGNDLNVNWYHFKSDDNRSSYLVYSPEIIGTPSTLPVPAGNYPVGVVAEPSWDAVNVELGQHVDFGEFKDIRFHGGVQFTRIKHEMGIAAFATSVSPFPAAAAAGYTKFDGFGPRIGADMMFNLGNGLQIYGKGASALLIGESKFRDAVTTLGTFSGAGYGERDALVPELEAKLGVAYTYAMPQGDVTLDVGYMWINYFNAQHTALTTNDFALHGPFAGLKWVGNV; encoded by the coding sequence ATGTTAAATCTAAAAAAAACAGCAGTAGCTGTCCTTGCTTTAGGTAGCAGTGCAGTATTTGCTGGAACAATGGGGCCTGTGTGCACCCCCGGTAGCGTTACTGTTCCTTGCGAAAGAATGGCTTGGGATTTTGGTGTGCAAGCATTGTACCTCCAACCTGTTGTTGATCATTATGCAGGTTACTATTTAGACCCAATTGGTGGCCGTCACTATAATGAAGTTGAACCAGATTGGGATTGGGGCTTTAAATTAGAAGCTTCTTATCACTTCGGAACTGGTAATGACCTTAACGTGAATTGGTACCACTTCAAGAGCGATGATAACCGTTCAAGCTACTTAGTTTACAGTCCAGAAATTATTGGTACTCCTAGTACTTTACCTGTTCCTGCTGGAAACTATCCTGTTGGCGTGGTTGCTGAACCTTCATGGGATGCTGTTAACGTTGAATTAGGTCAACACGTAGATTTTGGTGAGTTTAAAGACATTCGTTTCCATGGCGGTGTTCAATTCACCCGTATTAAGCATGAAATGGGTATTGCTGCATTCGCAACTTCAGTTAGTCCTTTCCCAGCTGCAGCTGCTGCGGGTTATACTAAATTTGATGGTTTCGGTCCTCGAATTGGTGCGGACATGATGTTCAACCTAGGTAACGGTTTACAAATTTATGGTAAAGGCGCTAGTGCTCTCTTAATTGGTGAGTCTAAGTTCCGTGACGCTGTTACTACTTTAGGTACATTCTCTGGTGCTGGTTATGGTGAAAGAGATGCATTAGTTCCTGAATTAGAAGCTAAATTAGGAGTTGCATATACTTACGCAATGCCACAAGGTGATGTGACTTTAGACGTAGGTTATATGTGGATCAACTACTTTAATGCTCAACATACAGCTCTTACAACTAATGACTTTGCTCTCCATGGTCCATTCGCTGGTTTGAAATGGGTTGGCAACGTCTAA
- a CDS encoding Lpg1974 family pore-forming outer membrane protein: MVKKLSLMILGLSVSGIAAAGMYSTPPVPTCVPGDVTVPCEASLWNFGVQALYLQTEYNGSRAYLPAPGGLKAVEPNGGWGYRVEGSYHFSTGNDITMNWLHYDVDDDNLGTFNGQYVQVLSSGSAAVLPATFRGFVSNKLEQVNLVLGQHVDFGLFKKIRFYAGAQYSDIQADAECFYNISPIFAAAIGGVRGPVNSDFNGFGPTIGVDYAYVLPYGFSLTANASGSILYGSARFEAMNIYNNGLIVSSQYASRKQIVPSLEAKVGAAYTYPVAQGLLKIEGGYEALNYFNALQGPSLVAPTLLTNSDFGLHGPYLGVKWLGVA, encoded by the coding sequence ATGGTGAAGAAATTATCTTTAATGATACTGGGCTTATCGGTAAGTGGAATTGCCGCCGCTGGTATGTATTCTACTCCGCCTGTTCCTACTTGTGTTCCAGGTGATGTCACGGTGCCTTGTGAAGCTAGTTTATGGAATTTTGGAGTACAAGCTTTATATTTACAGACTGAGTATAATGGATCTCGAGCGTACTTACCTGCTCCAGGCGGTTTAAAAGCTGTTGAGCCGAATGGAGGTTGGGGTTATCGTGTAGAAGGTTCCTATCATTTTAGTACTGGCAATGATATTACCATGAACTGGTTACATTATGATGTTGATGATGATAATTTAGGTACGTTTAATGGTCAATATGTGCAAGTGCTATCTAGTGGCTCAGCTGCCGTATTGCCAGCTACTTTTAGAGGCTTTGTTTCTAATAAGTTAGAACAAGTTAATTTAGTTTTGGGTCAGCATGTTGATTTCGGATTATTTAAGAAAATTCGTTTTTATGCAGGCGCTCAGTACTCAGATATTCAAGCTGACGCAGAATGCTTTTATAATATTAGTCCCATTTTTGCTGCTGCAATTGGCGGTGTAAGAGGGCCTGTTAATTCAGATTTTAATGGTTTTGGACCAACCATCGGTGTTGATTACGCATATGTATTACCTTATGGATTTAGCCTTACTGCAAATGCATCTGGTTCTATTTTATATGGGTCAGCTCGATTTGAAGCGATGAATATTTATAATAATGGTTTAATTGTGAGCTCTCAATATGCAAGTCGTAAACAAATCGTACCAAGCCTCGAAGCTAAAGTTGGCGCGGCATATACGTACCCAGTTGCTCAAGGCTTATTGAAGATTGAAGGCGGTTATGAAGCTCTGAATTATTTCAACGCGTTACAAGGCCCTTCATTAGTAGCACCAACATTGCTTACCAATAGTGACTTTGGATTGCATGGCCCTTATTTAGGGGTTAAATGGCTAGGTGTTGCATAA
- a CDS encoding LbtU family siderophore porin, with translation MKPKAIILALATIPLSTTLIAADSDHLQAKIKQLQEQTKTLQTQLKDLKKQLVNKSANAKSNVPKQGKKSISSKNAQDLSAPINKATSPTPEAQTKGKGSKIVNFQESHLIVHTLESHPESISFYPTALIADNRVITYIAGTPVVASPYLGDRPAFDGSDYIVNISSINRDIRLMQQRRRLFRAYQQIGYPIPNIPIIAVSGKSEPVATLNRTESGNSQGDFNLGSSELDVAAILNKDVEAYISIAYDESPPAIGGPRITNSAFSLNLGFVNIGDLDKSPFYFTAGQLYAPFGKYASSMISAPLTMSLARTKTRPFILGYKSQTDPGPYAAAYGFVTDTTRGHDGVGGVNLGYIFGEGDFLGELGAGLIGSLNDSQGMQINGSPPLTTFGGFGSPTNGSEYVKKVNGLNLHGNVSFDRYSLTAEWVGASKSFRAQDLSYNGRGAKPQAFQLEAGMTFRAFDKPASVAIGYQRSKEALALNLPKQRISGVFNISIWKDTVESIEYRHDIDYGANSYANGAAPPGIINANTLGTGRASDAVVAQIGVYF, from the coding sequence GTGAAACCTAAAGCAATTATTTTGGCCTTAGCCACTATTCCCTTATCTACAACACTTATTGCTGCCGACTCGGATCATCTGCAAGCAAAAATTAAACAGCTACAAGAACAGACAAAAACTTTACAGACTCAGTTAAAGGATTTAAAAAAACAACTAGTAAATAAGTCTGCTAATGCAAAGAGTAATGTCCCTAAACAGGGAAAAAAATCAATATCTTCTAAAAATGCACAAGATTTATCTGCACCAATTAATAAGGCAACATCTCCTACACCGGAAGCGCAAACTAAGGGTAAAGGAAGTAAAATAGTTAATTTTCAAGAAAGCCATCTTATCGTTCATACTCTTGAGTCACATCCAGAGTCAATTAGTTTTTATCCAACCGCGTTAATAGCAGATAATCGAGTTATTACCTACATTGCAGGAACACCGGTTGTGGCATCTCCTTATTTAGGAGATAGGCCTGCTTTTGATGGTTCAGATTATATTGTTAATATTTCTAGTATTAACCGTGATATACGATTAATGCAACAACGCCGCCGTTTATTTCGTGCTTATCAGCAAATAGGTTACCCTATTCCAAATATTCCGATTATTGCTGTCAGCGGTAAATCAGAACCAGTTGCTACTCTAAATAGAACAGAAAGTGGTAATTCTCAAGGTGATTTTAACCTAGGCTCAAGTGAGTTGGACGTTGCTGCCATTTTAAATAAAGATGTAGAAGCGTATATATCGATTGCTTATGATGAATCCCCACCTGCGATAGGCGGGCCAAGAATTACAAATTCTGCATTTAGCTTAAACTTAGGATTTGTTAATATTGGTGATTTAGATAAGTCACCTTTTTACTTTACTGCCGGACAACTCTATGCGCCCTTTGGAAAATATGCGAGTTCCATGATTAGTGCACCACTTACAATGAGTTTGGCGCGCACTAAAACTAGACCCTTTATTTTAGGCTATAAATCACAAACTGATCCAGGGCCTTATGCCGCAGCATATGGTTTTGTAACAGATACAACGCGAGGTCATGACGGAGTAGGTGGTGTTAACTTGGGTTATATCTTTGGTGAAGGTGATTTTCTTGGTGAGCTTGGCGCTGGGTTAATTGGCTCTCTTAATGATTCGCAAGGAATGCAAATTAATGGTTCGCCTCCACTTACTACGTTTGGTGGCTTTGGATCGCCTACGAATGGCTCTGAATATGTTAAAAAGGTTAATGGTTTAAATTTACATGGCAATGTTAGTTTTGATCGCTATAGTTTAACTGCTGAATGGGTAGGAGCTAGTAAGTCATTTAGAGCACAAGATTTAAGCTATAATGGGCGAGGGGCTAAACCTCAAGCATTTCAACTCGAAGCTGGTATGACTTTCAGAGCATTTGATAAACCAGCCTCAGTAGCAATTGGTTATCAAAGATCAAAAGAGGCTTTGGCGCTAAACTTACCTAAGCAACGCATCAGTGGTGTATTTAATATATCAATTTGGAAGGATACTGTTGAAAGTATTGAGTATCGTCATGATATAGATTATGGTGCCAATAGTTATGCGAATGGCGCTGCACCTCCAGGTATTATTAATGCTAATACTTTGGGTACTGGTCGAGCTTCTGATGCCGTAGTAGCTCAGATAGGGGTATATTTCTAG
- the dcd gene encoding dCTP deaminase, which translates to MTIKSDRWIEKMAREHGMISPFQSGQVRENDQGRIISYGVSSYGYDVRCADEFKIFTNINSAIVDPKAFDANSFVDIQSDICIIPPNSFALARTVEYFRIPRNVLTICLGKSTYARCGIIVNVTPLEPEWEGHVTLEFSNTTPLPAKIYAYEGVAQMLFLESDEVCAVSYRDRGGKYQGQTGVTLPRT; encoded by the coding sequence ATGACAATTAAATCTGATCGCTGGATAGAAAAAATGGCTCGCGAACATGGAATGATTTCTCCATTTCAATCAGGTCAAGTACGTGAAAATGATCAAGGGCGCATTATTTCTTACGGTGTATCAAGTTATGGATATGATGTACGCTGTGCCGATGAATTTAAAATATTTACTAATATTAATTCTGCTATTGTTGATCCTAAAGCTTTCGATGCGAATAGTTTTGTAGATATTCAATCTGATATATGCATCATTCCTCCTAATTCATTCGCTTTAGCTCGAACGGTAGAATACTTCCGTATTCCCCGAAATGTTCTCACAATCTGTTTAGGAAAATCTACCTATGCACGCTGTGGCATTATTGTAAATGTCACACCTCTAGAACCTGAATGGGAGGGGCATGTTACTTTAGAATTTTCTAACACTACACCACTACCTGCAAAGATCTATGCCTATGAGGGTGTAGCGCAGATGTTATTTCTAGAGTCGGACGAGGTTTGTGCTGTTTCTTATCGAGATAGGGGTGGCAAATATCAAGGTCAGACAGGCGTAACTTTACCTCGTACCTAA
- a CDS encoding integration host factor subunit beta, which yields MKTRLTEVGMIKSELIASLASKMTHLPEKQVTDSINRILELMSDALVNGQRIEIRGFGSFSLHYRPPRNAHNPKTGEKVVTEAKYSPHFKPGKELRERVDASRDKIDLEAEE from the coding sequence ATGAAAACGCGGCTAACCGAGGTGGGTATGATTAAATCTGAACTCATAGCAAGCCTTGCTTCCAAAATGACACATCTTCCTGAAAAGCAAGTCACAGATAGTATTAATCGCATTCTTGAATTAATGAGCGATGCTTTAGTAAATGGTCAACGGATTGAAATTCGAGGATTTGGTAGTTTTTCTCTTCACTATCGTCCTCCGCGTAATGCTCATAATCCTAAAACGGGCGAAAAAGTGGTTACTGAAGCCAAATATAGCCCTCACTTTAAGCCAGGGAAAGAGTTACGTGAACGTGTTGATGCTTCACGTGATAAAATTGATTTAGAGGCTGAAGAATAG
- a CDS encoding alpha/beta hydrolase produces the protein MQINNLSLKINNGWQLTPLVEETMLKQTLIFLITFIIVALVSMYLLQRQFIYFPARLMPIRQFFAANDMAEIYLKTEDRLKLLSWYKPAEPGMPTIIYYHGNAGHIGYRMPFIRYFLNEGYGVLLVEYRGYGGNEGKINERGLYLDGQAAIKFLLEQGILLSKIILYGESLGTGVATKIGSQYKVCAVILQSPYTSLSALAKVHYPWLPIPVRDKFDSLKRIQEVTSPILILHGLQDNIVPYAQGLELYKKANEPKEFIDFEKRGHNDLWNMQFFGIINKFIHKHCLFRAS, from the coding sequence ATGCAGATTAATAATCTATCTTTAAAGATAAATAATGGCTGGCAATTAACCCCTTTAGTAGAGGAAACGATGCTAAAGCAAACGCTTATTTTTTTAATAACTTTTATCATTGTGGCACTGGTAAGTATGTATTTGCTGCAGCGTCAATTTATTTATTTTCCAGCAAGACTAATGCCAATTCGCCAATTTTTTGCTGCTAATGATATGGCAGAAATCTATTTAAAGACGGAGGATAGATTAAAGCTTCTATCTTGGTATAAACCAGCAGAACCTGGCATGCCGACTATCATTTACTATCATGGTAATGCAGGGCATATCGGTTATCGCATGCCATTTATTCGTTATTTTTTAAATGAAGGGTATGGTGTATTACTTGTTGAGTATCGAGGTTATGGCGGTAATGAAGGCAAAATTAATGAGCGGGGATTATATTTAGATGGGCAGGCAGCAATTAAATTTTTACTAGAACAAGGTATTTTGCTTTCAAAGATAATTTTATATGGGGAATCATTAGGTACAGGTGTTGCTACCAAAATTGGATCACAATATAAAGTTTGCGCAGTAATTTTACAGTCTCCTTATACAAGTTTATCTGCTTTAGCAAAGGTGCACTATCCTTGGCTACCTATTCCTGTACGGGATAAATTTGATTCACTTAAGCGGATTCAGGAAGTTACCTCTCCCATACTCATTTTGCATGGCCTACAAGATAATATTGTACCCTATGCCCAAGGCCTTGAACTCTATAAAAAAGCCAATGAGCCTAAAGAATTTATAGATTTTGAAAAAAGAGGGCATAATGATCTTTGGAATATGCAATTTTTTGGTATTATTAACAAATTTATACACAAACATTGTCTTTTTAGGGCTTCTTAA
- a CDS encoding pyridoxal-phosphate dependent enzyme: MIYQNILETIGKTPIIKINRLSEGLACELYAKCEFFNPGGSVKDRIGYEMVKQAERDGIIKPGDTLIEPTSGNTGIGIALAGAVLGYNVIITMPEKMSQEKQFVLERLGATIYRTPSEAAWNDPDSHISLAKKLQQEIPNAHILDQYANPYNPNAHYYGTAQEIIDDFGTDLHMVVAGVGTGGTITGIAKRLKEFNPDIKIIGVDPIGSILGGGQEVKPYHVEGIGYDFFPDVLDNKLIDEYIKINDTDSFITARRLIREEGLLIGGSSGAAMWGALQAAKTLSKGQKCLVMLPDSIRNYMSKFVSDTWMEAEGFAIS; the protein is encoded by the coding sequence ATGATTTATCAAAATATTCTCGAAACGATAGGTAAGACGCCAATAATAAAAATTAATCGACTCAGCGAAGGACTTGCCTGCGAGCTATATGCAAAGTGTGAGTTTTTTAATCCTGGCGGTTCCGTTAAAGATCGGATTGGCTATGAAATGGTAAAGCAAGCTGAGCGTGATGGTATCATCAAGCCAGGCGATACTTTAATTGAGCCAACCTCAGGTAATACAGGAATAGGAATTGCTCTAGCAGGCGCTGTTTTAGGGTATAATGTGATTATTACTATGCCTGAAAAGATGAGCCAGGAAAAACAATTTGTTTTAGAACGCTTAGGGGCAACGATTTATCGCACACCTAGTGAAGCTGCTTGGAATGATCCGGATAGTCATATTTCGCTTGCCAAAAAATTACAACAAGAAATTCCTAATGCACATATTTTAGATCAGTATGCCAATCCTTATAATCCCAATGCCCATTATTATGGTACCGCTCAAGAAATTATTGATGATTTTGGTACTGATTTACATATGGTTGTTGCAGGTGTAGGTACTGGCGGGACCATTACAGGTATTGCTAAGCGTTTAAAAGAATTTAATCCAGATATTAAAATTATTGGAGTTGATCCCATAGGTTCAATTTTAGGAGGAGGTCAGGAAGTTAAGCCTTATCATGTAGAAGGGATAGGTTATGATTTTTTTCCTGACGTATTGGATAATAAGTTAATTGATGAATACATTAAAATTAATGATACCGATTCTTTTATAACTGCTAGACGTCTTATTCGTGAAGAAGGTCTACTTATTGGAGGTTCTAGCGGCGCTGCAATGTGGGGTGCTTTACAAGCAGCTAAAACTTTAAGTAAAGGCCAGAAATGTTTGGTCATGCTACCTGACTCAATCCGCAATTATATGTCTAAGTTTGTAAGTGATACTTGGATGGAGGCAGAGGGTTTTGCTATTTCTTAA
- a CDS encoding YihY/virulence factor BrkB family protein encodes MSNKYINYLKDLYANYSEDRIAVFAAALAYYTAFALAPFLIICTSVVGLVYSHDAAQGQIIDQIRSLVGKDSADLIQTMIVNASKPSSGITAQIVSIILLIIATSGVFGQIQMGLNYIWGVEPKPGRGVWGIIKDRFLSFTIVLGVAFLLLVSLILSVVITFMSDYLSHILPGGDLIAWGLNFAISLAVITLLFAMIFKILPDVELTLRDVIWGAFWTAVLFTIGKTLLGIYLGQSHVANAFGPAGSLIIILIWVYYTAQILFIGAELTKMHVTKHGKKVKPDVDAYVKEEKPHLTNNS; translated from the coding sequence ATGTCAAATAAATATATTAATTACTTAAAAGATCTCTATGCAAACTATAGTGAAGATCGTATTGCTGTTTTTGCTGCCGCCCTAGCTTATTATACTGCATTTGCATTAGCACCTTTTTTAATTATTTGTACCTCGGTAGTAGGTTTAGTTTATAGTCATGATGCAGCCCAAGGGCAAATAATTGATCAAATACGTTCATTAGTAGGAAAAGATAGCGCTGATTTAATTCAAACAATGATTGTCAATGCTAGTAAGCCTAGCTCTGGCATCACAGCACAAATTGTAAGTATTATTCTTTTAATTATTGCAACCTCAGGAGTATTTGGACAAATACAGATGGGTTTAAACTATATTTGGGGTGTTGAGCCTAAACCAGGACGCGGTGTATGGGGAATTATAAAAGATAGATTTTTATCATTTACTATCGTATTAGGTGTCGCTTTCTTATTGCTTGTATCACTGATTTTAAGCGTTGTAATTACTTTTATGAGTGACTATCTAAGCCACATATTACCAGGAGGCGATTTAATTGCCTGGGGTTTAAATTTTGCTATTTCATTAGCCGTAATTACTCTTTTATTTGCTATGATTTTTAAAATTCTACCCGATGTAGAATTAACGCTGCGCGATGTTATTTGGGGCGCGTTTTGGACAGCTGTTTTATTTACTATTGGTAAGACGTTATTAGGTATTTATTTAGGACAAAGTCATGTTGCCAATGCTTTTGGCCCGGCAGGCTCACTCATTATTATTCTAATTTGGGTTTATTATACAGCTCAAATCCTTTTTATTGGCGCGGAATTAACTAAAATGCATGTAACTAAACATGGAAAAAAAGTTAAGCCTGATGTTGACGCCTATGTTAAAGAAGAAAAACCACATTTAACAAATAATTCATAA
- the rpiA gene encoding ribose-5-phosphate isomerase RpiA, which translates to MNELKQKAAVAALDYVEDNSILGVGTGSTVNFLIDALAKIKHRIDACVSSSKATETRLKTIGIPVIDLNVAGELPLYIDGADEVNKQRETIKGGGGALTREKILATAARQFICIVDDAKVVSHLGKFPIAVEVLPLARSFVAREIVKLGGDPVYREGFITDNGNIILDIYNLTINQPQTLEKAIKIIPGVVENGLFAQRLADKVIVASLNGVTTF; encoded by the coding sequence ATGAATGAATTAAAACAAAAAGCCGCAGTAGCTGCCTTAGATTATGTAGAAGATAACAGTATCTTAGGTGTAGGGACAGGTTCGACAGTCAATTTTTTAATAGACGCGTTAGCAAAAATTAAACATCGTATTGATGCTTGTGTTTCAAGTTCTAAAGCAACTGAAACGCGCCTTAAAACAATTGGCATTCCCGTGATTGATTTAAATGTTGCTGGTGAACTACCACTTTACATTGATGGCGCAGATGAAGTAAATAAGCAAAGAGAAACAATTAAAGGTGGGGGTGGCGCTTTAACCCGTGAAAAGATTTTAGCCACAGCTGCTAGGCAGTTTATATGTATTGTTGATGACGCCAAAGTCGTTTCACACCTGGGTAAATTTCCTATTGCAGTTGAAGTATTACCTCTGGCCCGCAGTTTTGTAGCTCGTGAAATTGTAAAATTAGGGGGAGATCCCGTTTACCGCGAAGGCTTTATTACCGATAATGGTAATATTATTTTGGATATTTACAATTTAACTATCAATCAACCTCAAACGTTAGAAAAAGCAATTAAAATAATTCCCGGCGTAGTTGAAAATGGATTATTTGCTCAACGCTTAGCTGATAAAGTTATTGTTGCTAGCTTAAATGGGGTTACAACCTTCTAG
- the fghA gene encoding S-formylglutathione hydrolase has protein sequence MTVELIEEHFCFGGWQRVYAHQSITTQCTMRFGLFLPPQAAKHRVPVLYWLSGLTCNEQNFITKAGAQRVAAELGLALVVPDTSPRGINLPNDQDNYDFGVGAGFYLDATQMPWSTYYRMATYVQEELPKLLQTFAPLDEKACGIFGHSMGGHGALTLALKNPKQYRSVSAFSPICAPSQCPWGQKAFTGYLGTDKAIWQQYDGCELIASRGWPHQVILIDQGTQDPFLEEQLKPDLLQKACKQAQVTLNLRMQEGYDHSYYFIASFIEDHLRFHAARLK, from the coding sequence ATGACTGTTGAACTTATTGAAGAACATTTTTGTTTTGGTGGATGGCAACGGGTTTATGCTCATCAATCTATAACTACGCAGTGCACCATGCGTTTTGGACTTTTTTTGCCGCCTCAAGCAGCTAAACATAGAGTGCCAGTCTTATATTGGCTTTCAGGGTTAACCTGTAATGAGCAAAATTTTATTACTAAAGCAGGGGCACAACGAGTTGCAGCTGAACTAGGTCTAGCTCTTGTTGTTCCCGATACTAGCCCGCGCGGTATTAATTTACCCAATGATCAAGACAATTATGATTTTGGTGTTGGTGCAGGATTTTATCTTGATGCCACCCAAATGCCATGGTCAACATATTACCGTATGGCTACTTATGTTCAAGAGGAGTTACCCAAGCTTTTGCAAACCTTTGCCCCACTTGATGAAAAAGCCTGTGGTATTTTTGGTCATTCAATGGGAGGACATGGTGCGCTTACCTTGGCTTTAAAGAATCCAAAACAATATCGTTCTGTTTCTGCTTTTTCACCTATCTGTGCACCAAGCCAATGCCCTTGGGGACAAAAGGCATTCACCGGTTACTTAGGAACGGATAAAGCGATTTGGCAACAATATGATGGTTGTGAATTAATCGCATCTAGAGGATGGCCTCATCAGGTTATTTTAATTGATCAAGGAACACAAGATCCTTTTTTAGAAGAACAATTAAAACCAGACCTATTGCAAAAAGCTTGTAAGCAAGCTCAAGTTACGCTTAATTTACGTATGCAAGAGGGGTATGATCACAGTTACTATTTCATTGCTAGTTTTATTGAAGATCACTTACGTTTTCACGCAGCCAGATTAAAGTAA